In Gammaproteobacteria bacterium, one genomic interval encodes:
- the hslV gene encoding ATP-dependent protease subunit HslV: MQQFDGTTILCVRRGHQVALGGDGQVSLGNTMIKGNARKVRRLYGDKVMAGFAGGTADAFTLFERFEGKLEKHGGNLTRAAVEMAKDWRTDRMLRRLEALLLVADAETSLMITGNGDVMEPEHGVIAIGSGGSFAQSAAIALSENTELSAREICEKSLHIAADICIYTNHSLTIESIDRPGTESA, translated from the coding sequence ATGCAACAATTCGACGGCACCACCATACTTTGCGTCCGCCGCGGCCATCAGGTCGCACTCGGCGGTGACGGCCAGGTTTCCCTTGGCAACACCATGATCAAGGGCAACGCGCGCAAGGTGCGCCGGCTCTACGGCGACAAGGTCATGGCCGGCTTTGCCGGCGGCACCGCCGACGCCTTCACCCTGTTCGAGCGCTTCGAGGGCAAGCTGGAGAAGCACGGCGGCAATCTCACCCGTGCCGCCGTCGAAATGGCCAAGGACTGGCGCACTGACCGCATGCTGCGGCGCCTTGAAGCCTTGCTGCTGGTGGCCGACGCCGAGACCTCGCTGATGATCACCGGCAACGGCGACGTGATGGAGCCCGAACACGGCGTCATCGCCATCGGTTCCGGCGGCAGCTTCGCGCAGTCCGCCGCCATCGCCCTGAGCGAGAACACCGAACTGTCCGCCCGCGAAATCTGCGAGAAGTCGCTGCACATCGCCGCCGACATCTGCATCTATACCAATCATTCGCTGACGATCGAATCGATCGACAGGCCGGGCACCGAGTCGGCCTGA
- the hslU gene encoding ATP-dependent protease ATPase subunit HslU: MTPREIVQELDRHIVGQADAKRAVAIALRNRWRRGQVPEQLRGEITPKNILMIGPTGVGKTEIARRLAKLANAPFVKVEATKFTEVGYVGKDVESIIRDLADVSIKKTREQAMQRVHARAELAAEDRILDALVPPPKDFDEAAQQRQNENSAARQVFRKQLREGKLDDKEIELRLTQSAPRMEIMGPPGMEEMTQQLQSMFQNMNQNRSKSRKIKIGEATPLLIDEEAAKLVDEEAIRAEAMHNAEENGIVFIDEIDKVCKRGEYAGADVSREGVQRDLLPLVEGANVTTKYGAINTDHVLFIASGAFHMAKPSDLIPELQGRLPIRVELDALKVDDFERILREPAHSLIEQYKALMLTEGVTVDFTDDGIRRVAEVAFQVNETTENIGARRLHTVMERLMEEIAFDAPDRDGHTLRIDAAYVNDKLQALAGDEDLSRYIL, encoded by the coding sequence ATGACCCCGCGCGAAATCGTGCAGGAACTGGATCGCCACATCGTCGGCCAGGCCGACGCCAAGCGCGCTGTCGCCATCGCGCTGCGCAACCGCTGGCGCCGAGGCCAGGTGCCGGAACAATTGCGCGGCGAGATCACGCCCAAGAACATCCTCATGATCGGCCCGACCGGCGTCGGCAAGACCGAGATTGCGCGCCGCCTCGCGAAGTTGGCGAACGCGCCGTTCGTGAAGGTCGAGGCCACGAAATTCACCGAAGTGGGTTATGTCGGCAAGGATGTGGAGTCGATCATCCGCGATCTGGCCGATGTCTCGATCAAGAAGACCCGCGAACAGGCGATGCAGCGGGTGCACGCCCGCGCCGAACTCGCGGCCGAGGATCGTATCCTCGACGCTCTGGTGCCACCGCCCAAGGACTTCGACGAAGCCGCGCAACAGCGCCAGAACGAGAACAGTGCGGCACGCCAAGTCTTCCGCAAGCAGTTGCGCGAGGGCAAGCTCGACGACAAGGAGATCGAACTGCGTCTGACCCAGTCCGCGCCGCGCATGGAGATCATGGGGCCGCCGGGCATGGAGGAGATGACCCAGCAGCTGCAGTCCATGTTCCAGAACATGAACCAGAACCGCAGCAAGTCGCGCAAGATCAAGATCGGCGAGGCCACACCGCTGCTGATCGACGAGGAAGCCGCCAAGCTCGTCGACGAAGAAGCCATCCGCGCCGAGGCGATGCACAACGCCGAGGAAAACGGCATCGTCTTCATCGACGAAATCGACAAGGTCTGCAAACGCGGCGAGTACGCCGGCGCCGATGTCTCGCGCGAAGGCGTGCAGCGCGATCTTCTGCCGTTGGTGGAAGGTGCCAATGTGACCACCAAATACGGTGCGATCAACACCGACCATGTGCTGTTCATCGCCAGCGGTGCCTTTCACATGGCCAAGCCCTCGGACCTGATTCCGGAGTTGCAGGGCCGCCTTCCGATCCGCGTGGAACTCGACGCGCTCAAGGTCGACGATTTCGAGCGCATCCTGCGCGAACCGGCGCACTCGCTGATCGAGCAGTACAAGGCATTGATGCTGACCGAAGGCGTCACCGTCGATTTCACCGATGACGGCATTCGCCGCGTCGCCGAGGTCGCCTTCCAGGTCAACGAAACCACCGAGAACATCGGCGCGCGCCGCCTGCATACGGTGATGGAAAGGCTGATGGAGGAAATCGCCTTCGACGCACCGGATCGCGATGGCCACACGCTCAGGATCGACGCCGCCTACGTCAACGACAAATTGCAGGCATTGGCCGGCGACGAAGACCTTTCGCGCTACATCCTGTAA